In Pieris rapae chromosome 24, ilPieRapa1.1, whole genome shotgun sequence, a single window of DNA contains:
- the LOC110995021 gene encoding uncharacterized protein LOC110995021, translating into MEKSKKRAPNFNDQERKFLLALVKKYKHVIEAKGSSSHDIHKKNVVWADICREYNSLCTTGPRSTAMLKHFYFNIKHRSRVDVSLRNELNDASLGSISSNDASKDGCDGNTDHIAKVLKNLKHARMAQYGLVLENQMQDSDTGMESMEIKSRGNSRSSDFSGDSENDEPELEVDSELWAYYEKESDMWVKCSMCGQRLKQDVDMLYKHLKEVHSIVTGNKDENYTEVIYLEDPIESQEERVLKEVQPKGLKRHRNEASDEAEICDFGLYVTSLLRDLPSNVCAQLQLDIVDLIVKAKLEETGPDISMEVDRGKNPMENENQQNTKTAKQPENSEISTERQKEMDTKINKTPKIRTKLKHDAANENIIEHFGNYVVALLKTFPRKDTNTKLQKDIVDLIMTARLQTMKNRLTDIAIDKLGVRRDLFVEIK; encoded by the exons atggaaaaatctaaaaaaagagCTCCCAATTTCAATGATCAGGAAAGAAAATTCCTTTTAGCACTTGTAAAGAA aTATAAACATGTTATTGAAGCCAAAGGTTCTTCATCTCATGACATCCACAAAAAGAATGTTGTATGGGCAGATATATGCAGAGAATATAATAGCTTGTGTACCACAGGACCTCGAAGTACTGCTATGCTTAAACATttctactttaatattaagcaTCGATCTAGAGTGGATGTATCATTAAGAAAT gaaCTAAATGATGCTTCACTAGGAAGTATTAGTAGCAATGATGCTTCGAAAGATGGCTGTGATGGAAAT acagATCACATAGCAAAAGTGTTGAAAAATCTAAAGCATGCAAGAATGGCCCAGTATGGTTTGGTTTTGGAAAACCAAATGCAGGATTCTGATACAGGAATGG AATCTATGGAAATAAAATCCAGGGGTAACAGTAGATCATCAGATTTTTCTG GTGACTCGGAGAATGATGAACCGGAGTTGGAGGTAGACAGTGAATTGTGGGCGTACTATGAGAAGGAATCTGATATGTGGGTCAAATGTTCTATGTGTGGTCAACGGCTTAAACAAGACGTCGATATGTTGTATAAACATCTCAAAGAGGTGCACTCAATTGTTACTGGG AACAAAGATGAAAACTATACAGAGGTGATCTATCTAGAAGACCCAATAGAGAGTCAAGAAGAGAGAGTTCTGAAGGAGGTTCAACCGAAGGGACTAAAACGACAT AGAAACGAGGCATCAGATGAGGCAGAAATCTGCGATTTTGGATTATACGTAACGAGTTTATTAAGAGATCTACCGAGCAATGTGTGTGCGCAGCTGCAACTAGATATAGTTGATTTAATAGTAAAAGCGAAACTAGAAGAAACTGGACCAGATATTAGTATGGAGGTAGATCGTGGAAAAAATCCGATGGAAAATGAG aacCAACAAAACACCAAAACAGCCAAACAACCGGAAAACTCAGAAATATCAACAGAAAGACAAAAAGAAATGgatacaaaaattaacaaaactcCAAAAATACGGACGAAGCTAAAACATGACGCAGCAAACGAGAATATAATTGAACATTTTGGAAACTATGTCGTAGCCCTGTTAAAAACTTTCCCGCGAAAAGATACCAATACGAAACTTCAAAAGGACATTGTTGATCTCATAATGACAGCGCGGCTACAGACTATGAAAAATAGATTGACAGATATCGCCATAGATAAATTAGGCGTCCGACGGGATTTAtttgtagaaataaaatag